Proteins encoded together in one Tistrella bauzanensis window:
- a CDS encoding DUF2946 family protein — MRRQTAPRATLRRAGLIAGALAFLFQMTVWSVYAPAMSFGQFTPICTAEGVRLVSSDQLGRADDGSLPEQTMRAAGDCPLCLLAQGLTAPPVALTAAAPTIARLHEAPRLPGGVIAAGWYLATLKARAPPVTAA, encoded by the coding sequence GTGCGCCGGCAGACAGCCCCACGGGCGACATTGCGCCGCGCGGGGCTGATTGCCGGCGCCTTGGCCTTCCTGTTCCAGATGACAGTGTGGTCGGTCTATGCGCCAGCCATGTCATTCGGCCAGTTCACCCCGATCTGCACCGCTGAAGGCGTGCGGCTGGTTTCCTCGGATCAGCTTGGGCGGGCCGATGACGGGAGCCTGCCCGAGCAGACGATGCGCGCGGCCGGCGACTGCCCGCTCTGCCTGCTGGCACAGGGCCTGACCGCTCCCCCCGTGGCGCTGACCGCCGCCGCCCCCACCATCGCGCGGCTGCACGAGGCACCCCGCCTGCCCGGCGGAGTGATCGCGGCCGGCTGGTATCTGGCCACGCTCAAAGCCAGGGCGCCCCCGGTGACCGCGGCCTGA
- a CDS encoding ImmA/IrrE family metallo-endopeptidase, with translation MIRATAPPPDVRVFQTEAPVPVVALARRLGLKVYDEETNAAISGRLVRDTARGGPSGYAVYVNGAHHRNRKRFTLAHEIAHFLLHRHLLEAGIVEDDALYRSHLSNAIESEANRMAAEILMPWHLIDQAIDQGITAPADLASLFQVSETAMRIRLGLPT, from the coding sequence ATGATCCGCGCGACCGCTCCGCCACCAGACGTGCGGGTGTTTCAGACCGAGGCACCGGTTCCGGTGGTGGCGCTCGCGCGCCGGCTTGGCCTGAAGGTCTATGATGAGGAAACGAATGCCGCCATATCGGGGCGGTTGGTTCGCGACACGGCCCGCGGCGGACCGTCCGGCTATGCCGTCTATGTGAACGGCGCCCATCATCGCAACCGCAAGCGCTTCACCCTCGCGCATGAGATTGCTCATTTCCTGCTGCATCGGCATCTGCTCGAAGCCGGCATCGTCGAGGATGACGCGCTCTATCGCAGCCATCTGTCCAACGCGATTGAAAGCGAGGCCAACCGGATGGCGGCCGAGATCCTGATGCCATGGCACCTCATCGATCAGGCGATCGACCAGGGCATCACGGCGCCGGCGGATCTCGCCAGCCTGTTTCAGGTCTCGGAAACCGCCATGCGCATCCGGCTGGGTCTGCCGACCTGA